A region of the Acidobacteriota bacterium genome:
GGGCACCAGATGGACGTGCGTGACGAGCGGCGCTTCGTGCATGCGCGCGACCGGGTAACCATCGAAGTTGGATTGCTGAATCGCGCCGTTCTTGGCCGTGATCTCGCCCATTAGCGCGATGCTTGTGCCGAAAACGGATGCGCCCTCAAATTGATTGCGCACGCGGTCGGGATTGATGATCTGGCCCGCATCGGCGGCGATGTCTACGCGGGGGATGCGCAGTTTGCCTGCGCTGTCCACTTCGACTTCGACCACAGCGGCGACGTAGCTGTAAAAGCTCCAATGCGCCGCGATGCCCAGCGCACGGCCCTTCGTGGGTTTCTTTTTCGCCCAGCCGGATTTTTCAGCTACGAGTTCGATCACGTTGCGCAACCGGCCCGTGTCGAGCGGAAATTTTTGCGCCAACGGATTGCCCGGCAAATCCACCTTGCGCGGTGAACCCAGCAATTCCAGCAAGTATTCCACGCGGTCGCGATTTGCCAGCGCGGCCAGTTCGTCGGCAAATGAATGCACCCCGAAGGCGTGATAGATGTTCGACACCGAACGCAACCAGCCGATGCGCACGTGCGCCTGGGCCGGGCCGTTTTCCGCGCGGTGGTTGGGGATGTCGAAGGGCAGATTGCTCCAACCCATGCCCAACTCGAACGGCTGGCCGGTATTCGTCGCCGGATTGAACATCGCGCCAATCGAGGGAAACGCCGAACGTTGCAGCCAGGCGGTCGGTTTGCCCTTGGCATCCACGGCGGCCTTCAAATACATCGCGGCGACGGCGTGGTAATAATCGAAGCGTATGTCTTCTTCGCGGCTCCACGTGACCTTGACCGGCTTGCCGACGGCTTTCGAGAGCAGCGCGGCCTCGGCAACGTAATCGGGTTTGGACTTGCGTCCGAAGCCGCCGCCCAACAGCGTGACGTTGCAGATGACCTTTGACTTGTCTATGCCCAGCGCCGCCGCAACGGTGTCTTGCACGGCCTGCGGGTTTTGCGTGGCCGTGTGGATGGTGCACACGCCGTCTTTGAATTCGGCCACGGCGGCGGGCGGCTCCATCGGTGCGTGCGCGAGATGCGGCACGTAATAGGTCGCTTCGTGGGTTTTGCCGCCCTTGGCGAATTCGGCGTCCACGTCACCGACGTTGCGTGCGGCCTTTTGCGGTTTCTGGACGGTTTCGATCAAGGCTTGTTTGTAGCTGACCGAGTCATAAGCCGCGTTTGCACCCGCGTCCCATTCGACCTTCAGCTTCTTGCGACCTTGCAGCGCGGCCCAGGTGCTGTTGGCGATGACGGCTACGCCGCCCAGCGGTTTGAATTGATAGGGCGGCGTCAAGGCGGGAATGACGACGGTCTGTTGCACGCCTTTGACCTGTTTGGCGGCGCTGTCGTCAAAGCTTTTCAGCTTGCCGCCATACACCGGCGAACGTTCAATCGAGGCGTAGACCATCCCCGGCATCTTGGCGTCAATGCCGAAAATGCCTTTGCCCGCGACGATGTCGGCCTGATCAATCGTCTGTAGCGGTTTGCCGATGTAGCGGAATTCTGCAGACGGCTTCAGCTTCAACTCTTCTTTTTTCGGTACAGCTTGCTTGGCTGCGAGCGCGACCAGTTCGCCGTAGCCGAGTTCGCGGTTGCTCGCGGCGTGTACGACCTTGTGATTTTGCGCTTTGCACTCGGCGGCGGAGACGCCCCACTTTTCAGCGGCAGCGCTCACCAGCATCGTG
Encoded here:
- a CDS encoding xanthine dehydrogenase family protein molybdopterin-binding subunit, whose protein sequence is MSRIELRIESQSRRNFLGNMLSASALVIGARILPLELAEAASTSTNEAAAAAWTPNVYLGLETDGTVIIITHRSEMGTGIRSVLPAVVADELEADWKRVKIEQAIGDKKYGDQNTDGSCSIRDFYDAMRQAGATARTMLVSAAAEKWGVSAAECKAQNHKVVHAASNRELGYGELVALAAKQAVPKKEELKLKPSAEFRYIGKPLQTIDQADIVAGKGIFGIDAKMPGMVYASIERSPVYGGKLKSFDDSAAKQVKGVQQTVVIPALTPPYQFKPLGGVAVIANSTWAALQGRKKLKVEWDAGANAAYDSVSYKQALIETVQKPQKAARNVGDVDAEFAKGGKTHEATYYVPHLAHAPMEPPAAVAEFKDGVCTIHTATQNPQAVQDTVAAALGIDKSKVICNVTLLGGGFGRKSKPDYVAEAALLSKAVGKPVKVTWSREEDIRFDYYHAVAAMYLKAAVDAKGKPTAWLQRSAFPSIGAMFNPATNTGQPFELGMGWSNLPFDIPNHRAENGPAQAHVRIGWLRSVSNIYHAFGVHSFADELAALANRDRVEYLLELLGSPRKVDLPGNPLAQKFPLDTGRLRNVIELVAEKSGWAKKKPTKGRALGIAAHWSFYSYVAAVVEVEVDSAGKLRIPRVDIAADAGQIINPDRVRNQFEGASVFGTSIALMGEITAKNGAIQQSNFDGYPVARMHEAPLVTHVHLVPSDAPPAGVGEPGVPPILPALCNAIYAATGNRIRELPINQHKLV